A region of the Polaribacter sp. L3A8 genome:
CTAATTAGTATAGCATGCAACTGTACAATAAGTTAAGCGCCATAGAACGCGCTGCATTAATAGACGAAGCTGGCAAAGACCGCTTAACAATTTCCTTTTATCAATATTTTAAGATAGAAAACCCACAATTACTTAGAGACAAGTTATTTCTAGAATGGAATGCATTAGATGTACTTGGTAGAATTTATGTTTCTTACGAAGGTATTAATGCGCAACTTTCTGTTCCATCAGAAAACTTTTATGCCTTAAAAGATCAATTAGACAGTATTTCTTTTTTAAAGGATATCCGTTTAAATGTGGCAGTAGAGCACGATAATAAATCGTTTTTAAAGCTAAAAGTAAAAGTTAGAAACAAAATTGTTGCCGATGGTTTAAATGACGAAACTTTTGATGTTACCGCAAAAGGAGTTCATTTAAATGCACAAGAATTTAATGCAATGTTAGCAAATCCAGACACAGTTTGTGTAGATATGCGTAACCATTACGAAAGTGAAATTGGTCATTTCTTTGGCGCTGTAACACCAGATGTAGATACTTTTAGAGATTCTTTAGACATTATAGAAGAAGATTTAAAAGACAACAAAGAAGACAAAAACTTATTGATGTATTGTACAGGCGGAATTCGTTGCGAAAAAGCATCTGCATATTACAAACACAAAGGTTTTAAAAACGTTTTTCAGTTAGAAGGCGGAATTATAGAATATACGCGTCAAGTAAAAGAAGAAGGAATAGAGAATAAATTTATCGGTAAAAACTTTGTGTTCGATCATAGAA
Encoded here:
- the trhO gene encoding oxygen-dependent tRNA uridine(34) hydroxylase TrhO, translating into MQLYNKLSAIERAALIDEAGKDRLTISFYQYFKIENPQLLRDKLFLEWNALDVLGRIYVSYEGINAQLSVPSENFYALKDQLDSISFLKDIRLNVAVEHDNKSFLKLKVKVRNKIVADGLNDETFDVTAKGVHLNAQEFNAMLANPDTVCVDMRNHYESEIGHFFGAVTPDVDTFRDSLDIIEEDLKDNKEDKNLLMYCTGGIRCEKASAYYKHKGFKNVFQLEGGIIEYTRQVKEEGIENKFIGKNFVFDHRRAERITDDVVSNCHQCGKACDEHTNCANEACHLLFIQCDECSEAMENTCSTDCQEIIQLTFEEQKELRKGKGNSNKIFKKGRSEVLKFKK